The Thermoplasmata archaeon genome window below encodes:
- a CDS encoding ParB N-terminal domain-containing protein, with product MSSGPTFEWWPADRILIHERTDPVRVEKLARQMQRSGVCETPIYIDRATGVLLDGHHRYAALLRLGATRIPVWAVEYEDDSVISLERWRPGPPISRAEVVRRARASEPFPPKTTRHILHVKLPAHPVRLSEALAAPADAATG from the coding sequence ATGAGCTCGGGCCCTACGTTCGAGTGGTGGCCGGCCGACCGGATCCTCATCCACGAACGGACCGACCCTGTGCGCGTCGAGAAGCTCGCGAGGCAGATGCAGCGCTCGGGCGTGTGCGAGACCCCGATCTACATCGATCGCGCGACGGGCGTGCTGCTCGACGGCCACCACCGCTACGCCGCCCTTCTACGGCTCGGAGCGACCCGCATCCCGGTCTGGGCGGTCGAGTACGAGGACGACTCGGTGATCTCCCTCGAACGGTGGCGTCCGGGGCCCCCCATCTCCCGAGCCGAGGTCGTGCGACGCGCGCGGGCCAGCGAGCCGTTCCCGCCGAAGACGACCCGCCACATCCTCCACGTGAAGCTGCCCGCTCACCCCGTACGGCTCTCGGAGGCGCTGGCGGCGCCGGCCGACGCGGCGACCGGATAG
- a CDS encoding DNA-binding protein — translation MTANDDVELAELRRRRLQEIQQMQQGATQNAYSAQQAEMERRDAERAEVLRRVLTPEARERLGRIRLAKPDVAASVEQQVIALAASGRLQRPIDDATLRALLERISPERREIKITRR, via the coding sequence ATGACGGCCAATGACGACGTGGAGCTCGCCGAGCTTCGGCGGCGTCGCCTGCAGGAGATCCAGCAGATGCAGCAGGGGGCGACGCAGAACGCCTACTCCGCTCAGCAGGCCGAGATGGAGCGGCGCGACGCGGAGCGGGCGGAGGTCCTCCGCCGCGTCCTGACCCCCGAAGCCCGAGAGCGACTCGGACGGATCCGTCTCGCGAAGCCGGACGTAGCGGCGTCGGTGGAGCAGCAGGTCATCGCCCTCGCCGCGAGCGGGCGGCTCCAGCGGCCGATCGACGATGCGACACTTCGCGCTCTCCTCGAGCGCATCTCCCCGGAACGACGCGAGATCAAGATCACCCGCCGGTAG
- a CDS encoding 50S ribosomal protein L31e, producing MARNPNAAAPTEELEREYVIPLRASMHQPSRRRRSGHALETVRRFISRHMKGKPEDVWIDPRINLFIWERGIQHIPRQVHVKAIRFEDGLIEVDLLDEA from the coding sequence ATGGCACGCAATCCGAACGCCGCCGCGCCGACCGAGGAACTCGAACGCGAGTACGTGATCCCGCTGCGGGCCAGCATGCACCAGCCGTCGCGTCGCCGCCGCTCGGGCCACGCGCTCGAGACCGTCCGCCGCTTCATCAGCCGCCACATGAAAGGCAAACCCGAGGACGTCTGGATCGACCCGCGCATCAACCTGTTCATCTGGGAGCGCGGCATCCAGCACATCCCTCGACAGGTTCACGTGAAAGCCATTCGCTTCGAGGACGGCCTCATCGAGGTCGACCTCCTGGACGAGGCGTAA
- a CDS encoding 30S ribosomal protein S19e yields MTHPRDVPPSALLPRLATELKNRAAVTPPTWAAFVKTGVHKERAPTQDDWWYMRSASVLRKIYVHGNIGISRLSADYGGKRDRGSAPYHARKGSRAVLREIVQQLEHAGLVQAYKNKGRRVSGEGQKLLDTLSRDTLKALAESRPELAKYL; encoded by the coding sequence ATGACTCACCCAAGGGACGTTCCGCCTTCCGCTTTGCTGCCCCGTTTGGCGACCGAGCTCAAGAACCGAGCGGCGGTCACACCCCCGACGTGGGCGGCGTTCGTGAAGACCGGGGTCCATAAGGAACGCGCTCCCACCCAGGACGACTGGTGGTACATGCGCAGCGCCTCCGTCCTGCGCAAGATCTACGTCCACGGGAATATCGGCATCTCGCGGCTGAGCGCGGACTACGGGGGCAAGCGCGACCGCGGCAGCGCCCCGTACCACGCCCGGAAGGGCTCCCGAGCCGTGCTGCGGGAGATCGTCCAGCAGCTCGAGCATGCGGGCTTGGTTCAGGCGTACAAGAACAAAGGCCGGCGCGTCAGCGGGGAGGGTCAGAAACTCCTCGACACGCTCTCGCGCGACACGTTGAAGGCTCTCGCCGAAAGCCGCCCCGAACTGGCCAAGTACCTCTAG
- the purN gene encoding phosphoribosylglycinamide formyltransferase, with the protein MPPPLSIGVLASGEGTTLEGIARGIAEHGIPARIVLVVSDREGAPVVDRARRAGLPVAVLPVRGTEREAWARELTRLLRTHGVQLVVLAGFLAILPEGWVEEWRGRAINLHPSLLPRYGGRGMHGLRVHAAVLAAGDRETGAAVHIVTNEVDGGPVLGQDRIEVRPADTPESLRDRLRPIEIRLMMETIRRFAIGELALPYPVAASAGAASASESRTG; encoded by the coding sequence GTGCCGCCGCCGCTCTCCATCGGGGTCCTCGCGTCGGGAGAGGGAACGACCCTCGAGGGGATCGCCCGGGGGATCGCCGAGCACGGGATCCCGGCGCGCATCGTGCTCGTCGTGTCCGACCGAGAGGGGGCCCCGGTGGTGGACCGCGCCCGTCGCGCGGGATTGCCCGTCGCGGTGCTGCCGGTTCGCGGGACCGAGCGCGAGGCGTGGGCGCGCGAACTCACGCGGCTCCTGCGGACCCACGGCGTCCAACTCGTGGTCCTCGCGGGATTCCTCGCGATCTTACCCGAGGGCTGGGTGGAAGAGTGGCGCGGCCGGGCCATCAACCTTCACCCATCGCTCCTGCCACGGTACGGGGGACGCGGCATGCACGGCTTGCGGGTCCACGCGGCCGTGCTCGCGGCCGGTGATCGCGAGACCGGCGCCGCGGTGCACATCGTCACCAACGAGGTCGACGGCGGTCCGGTCCTCGGCCAGGACCGTATCGAGGTTCGACCGGCCGATACACCGGAGTCGCTGCGCGATCGGCTGCGCCCGATCGAGATCCGTCTAATGATGGAGACGATCCGGCGGTTCGCAATCGGAGAGCTCGCGCTGCCCTATCCGGTCGCCGCGTCGGCCGGCGCCGCCAGCGCCTCCGAGAGCCGTACGGGGTGA
- a CDS encoding translation initiation factor IF-6 — protein MPVGRALFGGSPYLGVHLRVTDSAAIVPPSTPAALEHEIERLLGVKAYRTTVCDSELVGPLLAINSNGAVVGDTIDVLERAVLERIVPVVVIRARQNALGNNLLANDHGALAHPELSDVAIGKIAGALGVPVHRGTLGGLGTVGMAGLATNRGVVVHPKATEHEVAFAGEVLGVPVHRSTANFGVPVVGACAIANSRGFITGRPTTPVEISHLQEGLSIFD, from the coding sequence GTGCCGGTCGGTCGTGCACTGTTCGGCGGAAGCCCGTATCTCGGCGTCCACCTGCGCGTCACCGACTCCGCGGCGATCGTGCCGCCGAGCACCCCGGCCGCGCTCGAGCATGAGATCGAGCGGCTGCTCGGGGTGAAGGCCTACCGCACGACCGTCTGCGACAGCGAACTGGTCGGTCCCCTTCTCGCGATCAACTCGAACGGGGCGGTCGTCGGCGACACGATCGATGTCTTGGAGCGGGCCGTGCTCGAGCGGATCGTGCCGGTGGTCGTGATCCGCGCGCGCCAGAACGCGCTCGGCAACAATCTGCTCGCGAACGATCACGGAGCGCTCGCACACCCCGAACTATCGGACGTGGCGATCGGCAAGATCGCCGGGGCCCTCGGAGTACCCGTCCATCGGGGAACCCTGGGCGGCCTCGGTACCGTCGGCATGGCGGGCCTCGCGACGAACCGCGGAGTGGTGGTGCACCCGAAGGCGACGGAACACGAGGTCGCGTTCGCGGGCGAGGTCCTGGGCGTGCCGGTCCATCGATCCACGGCGAACTTCGGGGTTCCGGTGGTCGGTGCCTGCGCGATAGCGAACTCGCGAGGGTTCATCACCGGCCGGCCCACGACCCCGGTCGAGATCTCCCACCTGCAAGAGGGGCTCTCCATCTTCGACTAG
- a CDS encoding (2Fe-2S)-binding protein, with amino-acid sequence MPSRAKGGAANGVGPTPSSSLKITVNGLPIDRPCPPERILLDLLREDLELTGTKRGCDLGTCGCCTVLVDGRPTLSCLTLARLVDRRSITTIEGVTPVHGLSALQRAFVEHGATQCGFCTPGFLVTATALLQERPSPTRAEIIDAISGNLCRCTGYTKIIEAIEAAAREGR; translated from the coding sequence ATGCCATCACGCGCGAAAGGCGGTGCGGCGAACGGCGTGGGTCCCACGCCCTCGAGCTCGCTGAAGATCACCGTCAACGGCCTTCCAATCGATAGGCCGTGCCCACCCGAGCGCATCCTCCTTGACCTCCTCCGAGAGGACCTCGAGCTCACCGGCACCAAGCGGGGCTGCGATCTCGGAACCTGTGGCTGCTGCACCGTCCTCGTCGACGGGCGACCGACGCTGAGCTGCCTCACGCTCGCTCGCCTCGTCGATCGCCGGTCGATCACGACGATTGAAGGCGTGACTCCGGTCCACGGCCTCTCGGCGCTCCAGCGCGCATTCGTCGAGCACGGTGCCACCCAATGCGGGTTCTGCACGCCGGGATTCCTCGTCACCGCGACCGCCCTGCTCCAGGAACGGCCGAGCCCCACGCGAGCGGAGATCATCGACGCGATCTCGGGAAACCTGTGCCGATGCACCGGCTACACGAAGATCATCGAAGCGATCGAGGCTGCGGCCCGAGAGGGACGCTGA
- a CDS encoding DNA-3-methyladenine glycosylase 2 family protein, which produces MAPSSRSIARHLGRSDPVMAGIIRRVGLHEPPVRPSGFPALARAIIYQQISGAAGASILRKIQRTAGTRAMPPPRWFLASSDATLRSAGISPQKIRYLRDLASHVVDRRIDFHRFPRMTDEEITEHVSAVHGIGRWTAQMFLLFSLGRPDVLPTGDLGVRRAVQLSYGYRALPAERTVERIGRPWAPWRSHATYYLWRSLENTEPVIAASR; this is translated from the coding sequence ATGGCCCCCTCGTCCCGCTCGATCGCGCGGCACCTCGGCAGGTCGGATCCGGTCATGGCCGGGATCATCCGGCGGGTCGGCCTCCACGAACCGCCGGTGCGCCCCTCCGGGTTCCCCGCGCTCGCCCGCGCGATCATCTACCAGCAGATCAGCGGCGCGGCCGGCGCGTCGATCCTGCGGAAGATCCAACGGACGGCGGGCACGCGCGCGATGCCTCCCCCGCGGTGGTTCCTCGCATCGTCCGACGCGACACTGCGTAGCGCGGGGATCTCGCCGCAGAAGATCCGCTATCTACGGGACCTTGCGTCGCACGTCGTGGACCGGCGCATCGACTTCCACCGGTTCCCCCGCATGACGGACGAGGAGATCACCGAACACGTGAGCGCTGTCCACGGGATCGGCCGCTGGACCGCGCAGATGTTCCTGCTGTTCTCGCTCGGCCGACCCGACGTCCTTCCCACCGGCGACCTGGGAGTGCGCAGGGCGGTCCAACTCTCCTATGGGTACCGCGCTCTCCCCGCGGAGCGCACGGTGGAACGGATCGGCCGGCCCTGGGCGCCGTGGAGATCCCACGCGACGTACTATCTATGGCGAAGCCTGGAGAACACCGAGCCGGTGATCGCCGCATCGCGGTAG
- a CDS encoding XdhC/CoxI family protein: MDRRLIREELHLMEAHQPFARAAIVRTAGSVPGKLGACMLVRADGTSLGTVGGAELEERVKEACRKALELGQGDLLHFDLQAWKPGGLRSLCGGTVDVAVEYVPARPNLLLWGGGHVSLAIAALLPSLEYDYSVADDRPDWVGFDRFPTAVRREVVAPRGVWDIFDPASFTHLYLLGYDAMKDLELLADSIERFPGHIGLMASASKREHMFHTLRERGVSRTAIGRIRSPVGIDIGAESPSEIALSVAAELVRGRHPTRSPLPRPAAVAKRSDTSPGTGGP; encoded by the coding sequence ATGGATCGAAGGTTGATCCGGGAGGAGTTGCACCTCATGGAGGCGCACCAGCCCTTCGCTCGCGCAGCGATCGTCCGCACGGCAGGGTCGGTCCCGGGCAAGCTCGGGGCCTGCATGCTCGTGCGGGCGGACGGCACTTCGCTCGGCACCGTCGGGGGCGCCGAACTCGAGGAGCGCGTCAAGGAAGCGTGCCGGAAGGCACTCGAACTGGGACAGGGGGATCTCCTCCACTTCGATCTTCAGGCCTGGAAACCTGGAGGTCTGAGAAGCCTCTGCGGGGGGACCGTGGATGTCGCCGTCGAGTACGTCCCCGCCCGGCCCAACCTCTTGCTCTGGGGCGGTGGACATGTCTCCCTTGCGATCGCGGCGCTCCTTCCGAGCCTCGAGTACGATTACAGCGTCGCGGACGACCGCCCAGACTGGGTCGGCTTCGATCGGTTTCCCACAGCGGTCCGGCGCGAGGTCGTCGCGCCTCGCGGGGTCTGGGATATATTCGACCCTGCGTCGTTCACCCACCTCTACCTCCTGGGCTACGACGCGATGAAGGACCTAGAACTCCTGGCCGATTCGATCGAGCGGTTCCCCGGGCACATCGGGCTGATGGCGAGCGCTTCCAAGCGTGAGCACATGTTCCACACGCTGCGGGAGCGAGGCGTTTCGCGGACCGCGATCGGCCGGATCCGCTCCCCCGTGGGCATCGACATCGGCGCCGAGAGTCCCAGCGAGATCGCACTGAGCGTCGCGGCCGAGCTCGTACGGGGACGACATCCGACGCGCAGCCCGCTCCCCCGGCCCGCGGCGGTCGCGAAACGGTCGGACACCTCCCCCGGCACCGGGGGCCCGTAG
- a CDS encoding FAD binding domain-containing protein → MHLDPFELYQPTTIEEAVRLRAEHVDGSDYLAGGTDLLPNYKMHLNVRPHLIALGNVAELDGISLDRIGAMARLADLERDRAFASSYPGIWEAIREIATPLVRASGTVGGNLLLETRCFFFNQSEFWRASLGYCLKADGDRCHVVPQKEKCYATFSGDLAPTLEVLDAEVEIAGADGRRRVALERLYDAEGDGIRRHRMAPGELLVAVHLPKDARERAATYLKLRVRPSFDFPELGVAAAGRFDGDRVLGLRLGLGGVETRPRRFDELTDPVVGSRLSDERIRAIAEGVVRQSRPVHNTFLAPEYRKRMVGVFVRRALTKVRDSARVA, encoded by the coding sequence ATGCATCTCGACCCGTTCGAGCTCTACCAGCCGACGACGATCGAGGAAGCCGTGCGCCTGCGCGCGGAGCACGTCGACGGCTCCGATTACCTCGCCGGCGGGACGGATCTCCTGCCGAACTACAAGATGCATCTGAACGTGCGGCCCCACCTGATCGCGCTCGGGAACGTCGCCGAGCTCGACGGGATCTCGCTCGATCGGATCGGCGCGATGGCTCGACTCGCCGACCTCGAGCGGGACCGCGCGTTCGCGAGCTCGTACCCCGGCATCTGGGAGGCGATCCGCGAGATCGCCACCCCGCTCGTCCGGGCCTCGGGTACGGTGGGCGGCAATCTCCTCCTCGAGACGCGATGCTTCTTCTTCAACCAGAGCGAGTTCTGGCGCGCGAGCCTCGGCTACTGCCTCAAGGCCGATGGGGATCGGTGCCACGTCGTGCCCCAGAAGGAGAAGTGCTACGCCACGTTCAGTGGCGATCTCGCCCCCACCCTCGAGGTGTTGGATGCCGAAGTGGAGATCGCGGGGGCCGACGGACGGCGCCGGGTCGCCCTCGAGCGCCTGTACGACGCCGAGGGCGACGGGATCCGCCGGCACCGCATGGCGCCGGGAGAGCTCCTGGTCGCGGTCCATCTGCCGAAGGACGCGCGCGAGCGTGCCGCGACATACCTGAAGTTGCGCGTGCGTCCCTCGTTCGACTTCCCCGAGCTCGGCGTCGCGGCCGCCGGGCGCTTCGACGGAGACCGAGTGCTGGGGCTGAGGCTCGGCCTCGGCGGCGTCGAGACCCGCCCCCGCCGCTTCGACGAACTGACGGACCCCGTCGTCGGTTCGCGCTTGAGCGACGAGCGGATCCGGGCGATCGCGGAGGGGGTCGTGCGGCAGTCGCGCCCCGTCCACAACACCTTCCTCGCCCCGGAGTACCGCAAGCGCATGGTCGGAGTGTTCGTGCGCCGCGCGCTCACGAAGGTGCGCGATTCCGCGAGGGTGGCATGA
- a CDS encoding xanthine dehydrogenase family protein molybdopterin-binding subunit, which produces MATGGTRGMRLLGGRIPYIDGPLKVTGQAEYTDDIRRPGMLVGRLLRSPWAHARIVSVDTSAARALPGVAAVLTGEKYPTPFGVLPITRDETAIAVGKTRYIGDIVAAVAAVDERTAERALELVRVDVEPLPEYTDPRMGVEKVAEPIHARGLLGTNIQKEVVQHFGDVDVAFARATHRVRVHGRFAGVTHAFTEPLVTIAEATADGRLTVYSATQVPHYLHRALSEVLGIPMHRIRVIKPEVGGGFGGKSDPLPHEIVCAALSIETGRPVKMLLDREDVFYTNHGRHPTDNEVRIATDAEGRILAYDIDALIDGGAWSSFGTVTTYYNGVLAMGPYRIPNFRYRGRRVYTNKPPSGAMRAHGGTNLRYSIEVGLDEIAEATKLDPFDLRTRNALPPNSTTINDFRITSTSFLKCLAAARERSGWDSKFRKLPYGRGVGLGCGFYISGSNSPIHFKPVMPQSTVHLKVDMDGGIAVHSMQADIGQGSNTLLAAIVAEVLGVDLERVHVQRVDSDVSPIDIGSYSSRVTFMMGNAARRAAEDLKAQLLRAASHRTGHPVEQLEVAYERIQVRHRPEVGVTFMEALHAAMERAGALTATGAYSSPPMGGSFKGARAGTAPAYSFGAYVAEVAVDPETGLYRAEKMWAAFDCGRPLNRLAVEGQVEGSIHMALGQVMGESMNYRGARLLNPSLLEYKIPTPAQMPEIEVLLVGDDDPEGPFGAKEAGEGPLIAALPAMGNAIYDAVGVRCYELPITPDRIVRGIEDRRKEGRAWKGA; this is translated from the coding sequence ATGGCGACCGGGGGAACGCGCGGGATGCGCCTCCTCGGGGGCCGGATCCCGTACATCGACGGCCCGCTGAAGGTGACGGGCCAGGCGGAGTACACCGACGACATCCGTCGGCCCGGCATGCTGGTCGGTCGGCTCCTGCGCAGCCCGTGGGCGCACGCGCGGATCGTCTCGGTGGACACGAGCGCGGCCCGAGCCCTGCCGGGCGTCGCCGCGGTCCTCACCGGTGAGAAGTACCCGACCCCGTTTGGCGTGCTCCCCATCACGCGCGACGAGACCGCGATCGCGGTCGGAAAGACACGGTACATCGGAGACATCGTCGCAGCCGTGGCCGCGGTGGACGAGCGGACGGCCGAGCGAGCGCTCGAACTGGTCCGAGTGGACGTGGAACCCCTGCCCGAGTACACCGACCCCCGGATGGGCGTCGAAAAGGTCGCCGAGCCGATCCATGCGCGCGGGCTTCTCGGGACGAACATCCAGAAGGAGGTCGTCCAGCACTTCGGCGACGTCGACGTGGCGTTCGCCCGAGCGACCCACCGGGTCCGGGTCCACGGACGCTTTGCCGGAGTTACCCATGCGTTCACCGAGCCGCTCGTCACGATCGCCGAGGCGACGGCCGATGGTCGCCTCACGGTCTACAGCGCGACCCAGGTCCCGCACTATCTGCATCGCGCGCTGAGCGAGGTGCTCGGGATCCCGATGCACCGGATCCGGGTGATCAAACCGGAGGTCGGAGGCGGCTTCGGGGGCAAATCGGACCCCCTTCCGCACGAGATCGTGTGCGCCGCGCTCTCGATCGAGACCGGCCGGCCCGTGAAGATGCTGCTCGACCGCGAGGACGTGTTCTACACCAACCACGGCCGGCACCCGACCGATAACGAGGTTCGGATCGCGACGGATGCCGAGGGTCGGATCCTCGCCTACGACATCGACGCGCTGATCGATGGGGGAGCGTGGAGCTCGTTCGGAACGGTCACTACGTACTACAACGGGGTTCTCGCCATGGGCCCGTACCGGATTCCGAACTTCCGGTACCGCGGCCGCCGCGTGTACACGAACAAGCCTCCGTCCGGGGCGATGCGGGCCCACGGCGGCACCAATCTGCGCTACTCGATCGAGGTCGGGCTGGACGAGATCGCGGAAGCGACGAAGCTCGATCCGTTCGACCTGCGCACGCGCAACGCGCTCCCACCGAACTCGACGACGATCAACGACTTCCGGATCACCTCGACCTCCTTCTTGAAATGCCTCGCTGCCGCACGCGAGCGCAGCGGGTGGGATTCGAAGTTCCGCAAGTTGCCCTACGGCCGCGGTGTGGGGCTCGGGTGCGGATTCTACATCTCGGGCTCGAACAGCCCGATCCATTTCAAGCCCGTGATGCCGCAATCGACCGTCCATCTCAAGGTTGACATGGACGGCGGGATCGCGGTGCACTCGATGCAGGCCGATATCGGACAGGGATCGAACACGCTGCTCGCGGCGATCGTAGCCGAGGTCCTGGGAGTCGATCTCGAGCGCGTCCATGTCCAGCGCGTCGACTCGGACGTCAGCCCGATCGACATCGGCAGCTACTCGAGCCGCGTGACGTTCATGATGGGGAACGCTGCCCGACGGGCGGCCGAGGACCTGAAGGCCCAGCTCCTGCGGGCGGCGAGCCACCGGACCGGCCATCCCGTCGAGCAGCTCGAGGTCGCGTACGAGCGGATCCAGGTCCGACACCGACCCGAAGTGGGAGTGACGTTCATGGAGGCGCTCCACGCGGCGATGGAGCGCGCCGGAGCTCTCACCGCGACCGGGGCGTACTCCTCTCCCCCGATGGGAGGCTCGTTCAAGGGCGCACGCGCCGGCACCGCCCCCGCCTACTCCTTCGGCGCGTACGTCGCCGAGGTCGCGGTCGATCCCGAGACCGGCCTGTACCGGGCCGAGAAGATGTGGGCGGCGTTCGACTGCGGTCGTCCGCTCAACCGGCTCGCGGTCGAAGGACAGGTCGAGGGCTCGATCCACATGGCCCTCGGCCAGGTCATGGGCGAGTCGATGAACTACCGCGGCGCGCGCCTCTTGAATCCGTCGCTGCTCGAGTACAAGATACCCACCCCCGCCCAGATGCCCGAGATCGAAGTGCTCCTGGTGGGCGACGACGACCCCGAAGGGCCGTTCGGGGCGAAGGAGGCGGGCGAAGGTCCGCTGATCGCGGCGCTGCCCGCGATGGGGAACGCCATCTACGACGCCGTCGGAGTCCGATGCTACGAACTGCCGATCACCCCGGACCGGATCGTCCGCGGGATCGAGGATCGCCGCAAGGAGGGTCGCGCCTGGAAGGGCGCCTGA
- a CDS encoding 50S ribosomal protein L39e: protein MANRRKSSARKTRLNRAVKQNRRVPAWVMQRTSRRVVRHPKRRTWKRGHLHK from the coding sequence ATGGCGAATCGCAGGAAGAGCTCCGCGCGCAAGACCCGACTGAACCGCGCCGTCAAGCAGAACCGCCGGGTTCCCGCCTGGGTCATGCAGCGCACGAGCCGGCGCGTGGTCCGCCACCCGAAGCGGCGCACGTGGAAGCGCGGACATCTGCACAAGTAA
- a CDS encoding nucleotidyltransferase family protein has protein sequence MNDGEKVAALLLSGGASNRFYGRPKALLPVGSRPAIRRMAEISLDEELFPVIAVAGAHSDAVLRAVQGLPVSVVEAERWREGRTASIQAGLGAIPAGHDVLLWPVDHPFVEPATVLELLRARARDALGSWFVPTWGGHGGHPVLIRRSVFPAIESLAADAPLRSLLPALGPQVVRVPVDDPGVFANVDTLERYVSAHQEWRERSERRWIEG, from the coding sequence ATGAACGACGGGGAGAAGGTTGCCGCGCTGCTGCTCAGCGGCGGCGCCTCCAATCGCTTCTATGGCCGACCGAAGGCCCTCCTCCCCGTGGGCTCTCGCCCGGCGATCCGGCGGATGGCGGAGATCTCGTTGGACGAGGAATTGTTCCCGGTGATCGCGGTGGCGGGCGCGCACTCCGACGCGGTGCTCCGGGCCGTTCAGGGGCTCCCCGTTTCGGTGGTCGAGGCGGAGCGGTGGAGGGAGGGTCGAACGGCCTCGATCCAGGCCGGCCTCGGGGCGATCCCGGCGGGCCACGACGTGCTCCTATGGCCGGTCGACCACCCTTTCGTCGAGCCGGCGACCGTGCTCGAGCTGTTGCGGGCCCGGGCCCGCGACGCGCTGGGATCGTGGTTCGTTCCGACGTGGGGGGGACACGGAGGCCACCCCGTCCTGATCCGACGCTCGGTGTTTCCGGCCATCGAGTCGTTGGCCGCCGACGCCCCTCTGCGGAGTCTCCTCCCCGCGCTCGGGCCGCAGGTGGTTCGAGTTCCCGTGGACGACCCGGGGGTCTTCGCCAACGTGGACACGTTGGAGCGATATGTCTCCGCGCATCAGGAGTGGCGGGAGCGCTCGGAGCGTCGATGGATCGAAGGTTGA
- a CDS encoding transcription initiation factor IIB, which produces MTVPRESAKEPKTANLAVPAGPKAAAKAGDLVVPTRCTNCGSTHLTRDYERGELVCDECGLVLEEAMIDQGPEWRAFDAEQGAKRARTGAPSTLTIHDKGLSTEIGWRNRDTFGKSIPTRNRAQLYRLRKWQRRIRVSNATERNLSFALAELERIASSMGLPRNVRETAAMIYRKAVNRNLIRGRSIEGVVAASLYASCRQCNVPRTLDEIASKSRIGRKEIGRTYRFMTRELQLKLLPTKPADYIQRFCSELKLKGEIQTRANEILKLATERELTSGRGPTGVAAASIYIASVQAGERRTQREVAEVAGVTEVTIRNRYKELTEKLNLRVML; this is translated from the coding sequence ATGACGGTTCCCCGTGAGAGCGCCAAGGAGCCGAAGACGGCAAACCTCGCGGTCCCCGCCGGGCCGAAGGCCGCCGCGAAAGCCGGGGACCTCGTCGTTCCCACCCGTTGCACGAATTGCGGATCGACCCACCTGACCCGCGACTACGAACGCGGCGAACTGGTCTGCGACGAGTGCGGTCTGGTCCTCGAAGAGGCGATGATCGACCAAGGCCCCGAGTGGCGTGCCTTCGACGCGGAGCAGGGCGCGAAGCGGGCCCGCACGGGCGCCCCGAGCACCCTGACGATCCACGACAAGGGGCTCTCGACCGAGATCGGTTGGCGCAACCGCGACACGTTCGGCAAATCCATCCCAACGCGCAACCGGGCGCAGCTCTACCGGCTTCGGAAATGGCAGCGACGGATCCGCGTCTCGAACGCGACCGAGCGCAATCTTTCGTTCGCGCTGGCCGAGCTCGAGCGCATCGCTTCGAGCATGGGGCTCCCGCGCAACGTCCGGGAGACCGCGGCGATGATCTATCGAAAGGCGGTCAATCGCAACCTGATCCGCGGCCGCTCGATCGAGGGAGTGGTCGCGGCGTCGCTCTACGCGAGCTGCCGCCAGTGCAACGTGCCGCGCACGCTGGACGAGATCGCGTCCAAGTCGCGCATCGGACGCAAGGAGATCGGACGGACCTACCGCTTCATGACGCGTGAGCTCCAGCTCAAACTGCTCCCGACGAAGCCCGCGGACTACATCCAACGGTTCTGCTCGGAGCTCAAGCTCAAGGGAGAGATCCAGACCCGCGCGAACGAGATCCTAAAACTGGCGACGGAGCGGGAGCTAACGAGCGGGCGCGGCCCGACGGGCGTCGCCGCCGCCTCGATCTACATCGCGAGCGTTCAAGCCGGGGAGCGCCGGACCCAGCGCGAGGTCGCGGAGGTCGCCGGCGTGACCGAAGTGACGATCCGCAATCGCTACAAAGAGCTCACCGAGAAGCTCAACCTGCGCGTGATGCTCTAG